A part of Candidatus Methylomirabilota bacterium genomic DNA contains:
- the accB gene encoding acetyl-CoA carboxylase biotin carboxyl carrier protein, producing MPSSGPAPRGQADITELARQLALLLKELDLTEIEASIGELRVRLQRGRAVAPVAAPPADPSGTVAPAPVVDAVAAAKLTTIEAPMVGTFYRASSPTAEPYVREGDIVKEGQILCIIEAMKLMNEIESKASGRIVKILVENGQPVEYGQPLVLIDPAG from the coding sequence CGCCGCGCGGGCAGGCCGACATCACCGAACTGGCTCGCCAGCTCGCGCTCCTGTTGAAGGAGCTGGACCTGACCGAGATCGAAGCCAGTATCGGCGAGCTGCGGGTCCGGCTGCAGCGCGGCCGAGCGGTGGCGCCCGTGGCCGCTCCGCCAGCCGACCCGTCCGGGACCGTGGCGCCTGCCCCCGTCGTCGACGCGGTCGCCGCGGCCAAGCTCACCACCATCGAGGCGCCGATGGTCGGCACCTTCTATCGCGCATCGTCACCGACCGCCGAACCGTACGTCCGCGAAGGCGACATCGTGAAGGAAGGGCAGATCCTCTGCATCATCGAAGCGATGAAGCTGATGAACGAGATCGAGTCGAAGGCCAGTGGCCGCATCGTCAAGATCCTGGTCGAGAACGGCCAGCCGGTCGAGTACGGCCAGCCGCT